Proteins co-encoded in one Methanobacterium veterum genomic window:
- a CDS encoding PsbP-related protein codes for MKKWIFILTVLALIIAVSGCTTSQPAPANKTYSANGLSFIYPGTWSELDKTAYQSVLDDKGEILAAVGDGSTIFGVARLKNIKNQTDVTLNSLVIYYNATLNANGTKYVSEGSVTVDGVKGYEITVKASENYLSGILFIKNRTAYLAVFESSDNNQKTLNQILNSFKIP; via the coding sequence ATGAAGAAATGGATTTTTATATTAACTGTCTTAGCTTTAATTATTGCAGTCTCGGGATGTACAACAAGTCAACCCGCACCGGCTAATAAAACTTATTCTGCAAATGGTTTATCATTCATTTATCCTGGAACTTGGAGTGAACTAGATAAAACAGCTTATCAAAGTGTTTTAGATGATAAAGGTGAAATATTAGCAGCTGTAGGTGATGGATCTACAATTTTTGGGGTTGCCAGGCTTAAAAATATTAAGAATCAGACAGATGTCACATTGAACAGTTTGGTAATATATTATAATGCTACGCTAAATGCTAACGGTACAAAATATGTATCAGAAGGCTCTGTAACTGTTGATGGAGTTAAAGGTTATGAAATAACTGTAAAAGCATCGGAAAATTATTTATCGGGTATTTTGTTTATTAAAAATCGTACAGCTTATCTAGCTGTTTTTGAATCCTCTGATAATAATCAAAAAACGCTTAATCAGATATTGAATAGCTTTAAAATACCTTAA
- the uppP gene encoding undecaprenyl-diphosphatase UppP: MDIIQALILGIVQGLTEFLPVSSSAHLVFVPYLIGTTSSLAYDTLLHIGTLVAVVAYFWNDIINMLKSFFSSLIDIFRGQFRKGLQEDQFKKLAWFVIIGTIPAGLAGILFKSSFESLFNSVPIVGVFLIITGFLLWGSEMVSRRISNKTSLKEMSLKNSIIIGIAQAFAIAPGISRSGATISAGLFLGVDKELAARYSFLLSIPAILGAALVQAKDIGSMMDIGSVAAIAGFIAAIISGYLAVRFMLKLIKERNLLPFAYYCWIIGPLAIILGYIYHL; the protein is encoded by the coding sequence ATGGATATAATTCAAGCATTAATTCTAGGAATTGTTCAGGGACTAACCGAATTCCTGCCTGTAAGCAGCTCGGCTCACCTGGTATTTGTTCCTTACCTCATAGGGACTACTTCAAGCCTAGCTTATGATACTCTGTTACATATTGGAACATTAGTAGCTGTAGTGGCCTATTTCTGGAATGATATAATAAATATGTTAAAGTCATTCTTTTCAAGTTTAATAGACATATTCAGAGGCCAGTTCCGAAAAGGCCTGCAAGAAGACCAGTTCAAAAAATTAGCATGGTTTGTAATAATTGGTACTATACCTGCAGGATTAGCAGGGATTCTCTTTAAATCCAGCTTTGAAAGCTTATTTAACAGCGTGCCTATTGTAGGTGTATTTTTAATTATAACTGGGTTCTTACTTTGGGGATCAGAAATGGTGTCCCGAAGAATCAGCAACAAAACAAGCCTAAAAGAAATGAGCCTTAAAAACTCCATAATAATAGGTATTGCTCAGGCATTTGCTATAGCCCCCGGAATATCACGTTCTGGAGCTACAATTTCAGCCGGGCTATTTTTAGGAGTAGATAAAGAATTAGCAGCACGTTACAGCTTTTTACTGTCCATACCAGCCATACTTGGTGCTGCCCTCGTACAGGCAAAGGACATCGGTTCTATGATGGATATCGGTAGTGTAGCTGCCATAGCTGGTTTTATAGCTGCAATTATAAGCGGTTACCTTGCAGTGAGATTTATGTTAAAATTAATAAAGGAAAGGAATTTACTTCCATTTGCTTACTACTGCTGGATAATAGGTCCTCTAGCTATAATTTTAGGTTATATTTACCATTTATAA
- a CDS encoding helix-turn-helix transcriptional regulator gives MKTRIKEFRAKYNLTQAELAEKVGVRRETIVFLEKGKYNPSLKLAHDIAVILETSIDELFIFEE, from the coding sequence ATGAAAACCAGAATAAAAGAATTCAGGGCAAAATACAATTTAACTCAGGCTGAACTTGCTGAAAAAGTTGGTGTCAGGAGGGAAACTATTGTATTTCTTGAAAAGGGCAAATATAACCCTTCGCTTAAGTTAGCCCATGATATTGCTGTAATTTTAGAAACTAGTATTGATGAACTGTTTATTTTTGAGGAATAA
- a CDS encoding stage II sporulation protein M: MKKHENLNKKVIKCLKRIAPSKYSFLIFILFYVSGLVFAILKPQYAVSSFYYGFFLGNMDVSIQLPDIISLNYLQNHFIYYLGQYSFGIFLNNIMLMVLCIFTGIAIVPVMLTGLFAFSGSLTGMLVMKFGIFKAVLILLGSFHLPLEILAALLSIDAFLKFYGSFANMVLKHDFGAFKSRIKNEFLPLILKIIVILAVAAMLEVFWSTWWVYILTNHYISWYDFYFGVRSVFVY, encoded by the coding sequence ATGAAAAAACATGAAAATTTAAATAAAAAAGTTATAAAATGCTTGAAACGTATTGCACCGTCTAAATACTCTTTTCTAATTTTTATCTTGTTTTATGTATCTGGTCTAGTATTTGCAATCTTAAAACCTCAGTATGCAGTATCTTCCTTTTATTATGGGTTCTTTCTTGGTAATATGGATGTTAGTATTCAGCTGCCAGATATCATTTCATTAAATTATCTGCAGAACCATTTTATTTACTATTTAGGCCAATATTCATTTGGCATTTTTTTAAATAACATCATGTTGATGGTTTTATGTATTTTCACAGGTATTGCTATTGTCCCTGTTATGTTAACAGGTTTATTTGCCTTTTCAGGTTCTCTTACAGGCATGCTTGTAATGAAATTTGGAATTTTTAAGGCTGTTTTGATACTTTTAGGATCTTTTCATCTGCCGCTGGAGATTTTAGCTGCTCTTTTATCAATAGACGCATTTTTAAAATTTTATGGATCTTTTGCAAACATGGTATTGAAACATGATTTCGGTGCTTTTAAAAGTCGTATTAAAAATGAATTTTTGCCTTTGATTTTAAAGATTATTGTAATTTTGGCCGTTGCTGCTATGTTAGAAGTCTTTTGGAGCACCTGGTGGGTATATATCTTAACTAACCATTATATTTCGTGGTATGATTTCTATTTCGGTGTCCGCTCTGTTTTTGTATACTAA
- the cobT gene encoding nicotinate mononucleotide-dependent phosphoribosyltransferase CobT, with protein MKTLSDNAISDDITINRNIKCYGSSEVLSELKGKDTLFLCVMATTKTSNIPGITGAGATPELTEYTPAADLELVICGEPKCLPEIPQTVIDGAAAPTPAVITKASLELADIPILVVDAGAGIKPDIPYIKLGNGPGEDVRTGNAVPNAREIFEKGVLLGKTLSKLTDHLVIGESTPAGTTTALGVLTALGYNAKQKVSGSMPENPHDLKYGAVREGLKAAGYGEGETVEDALRAVEIVGDPTIPAVAGIVMGSSIPIVLAGGTQMTAVCSVIKGINPEFDFSNLCIATTIFVAEDETADINQLTRQVADINIFAVDPEFEKSSVPGLKSYLDGSVKEGVGAGGAMMAALLKDIPMDNIRLKIEDLCDKIF; from the coding sequence ATGAAAACTTTATCAGATAATGCAATTTCAGATGACATTACCATTAATAGAAATATAAAATGCTACGGATCATCAGAAGTTCTAAGTGAACTAAAGGGAAAAGATACTTTATTTTTATGTGTAATGGCAACTACAAAGACTTCCAATATCCCTGGAATAACTGGGGCAGGCGCCACACCAGAACTTACGGAGTATACTCCTGCTGCAGATCTGGAACTTGTAATATGTGGGGAACCGAAATGCCTGCCAGAAATTCCACAAACAGTGATTGACGGCGCGGCTGCCCCGACACCTGCTGTAATAACAAAAGCATCTCTTGAACTTGCAGATATTCCCATACTGGTAGTTGATGCCGGCGCGGGGATAAAGCCAGATATTCCTTACATTAAACTGGGTAATGGGCCGGGTGAAGATGTAAGGACTGGAAATGCTGTGCCGAATGCAAGAGAAATATTTGAAAAAGGGGTTTTACTTGGAAAAACTTTATCAAAATTAACAGATCACCTTGTAATTGGAGAAAGTACTCCTGCAGGCACAACTACTGCTTTAGGAGTTTTAACTGCATTAGGATACAATGCAAAGCAGAAAGTAAGCGGGAGTATGCCTGAAAATCCTCATGATTTAAAATATGGTGCAGTACGGGAGGGTCTTAAAGCTGCAGGATATGGGGAAGGAGAGACAGTAGAAGATGCTTTGCGGGCTGTTGAAATCGTTGGAGATCCAACTATCCCTGCTGTAGCGGGGATTGTAATGGGTTCCTCTATACCAATTGTGCTTGCTGGAGGTACACAGATGACTGCAGTGTGTTCTGTTATTAAAGGCATTAATCCTGAGTTTGATTTCTCTAATTTATGTATTGCAACAACTATTTTCGTTGCAGAAGATGAGACAGCGGATATTAATCAGCTAACACGTCAGGTTGCTGACATCAATATTTTTGCAGTTGACCCTGAATTTGAAAAATCTTCTGTTCCTGGGCTTAAAAGTTACTTAGACGGCTCTGTAAAAGAAGGTGTAGGTGCCGGTGGGGCGATGATGGCTGCATTACTTAAAGATATCCCTATGGATAATATAAGATTGAAAATCGAAGATTTATGTGATAAAATCTTTTAG
- a CDS encoding bifunctional N(6)-L-threonylcarbamoyladenine synthase/serine/threonine protein kinase has translation MICIGIEGTAEKTGVGIVDSEGNILASCGKPLIPESGGIHPREAAEHHAATIVPLIKDALKESKLNIEDIDLVAFSRGPGLGPGLRTTATAARSLALSLNVPIVGVNHCIGHVEIGKLTTGAEDPVSLYVSGGNTQVIAFESERYRVFGETLDIAIGNCLDQFARDVGLGHPGGPEVEKLAGKAKEYIKLPYAVKGMDLSFSGLLTAALRKYEGGKPLSDVCYSLQETAFSMLVEVTERALAHTKKREVLLCGGVAANSRLREMVSIMAEEHFAEFYMPPMKYCGDNGAMIAWMGQLMYKYGLTQQIEDTTVIQKYRTDQVDVPWMHKSKKHLVLPGKIAEKGAEANIYTGNWLNHETFVKQRIPKSYRISEIDHRLRKKRTKKEAKLLSEAKMCEVKTPIIYDIDRKKHALVLEKIEGKIIKDIFEDASLDEIKVISRKIGENIAKLHNCGIIHGDLTTSNLILKDNSIVFIDFGLGKNSDLVEDKGVDLLVFKKAIGGIHYKIADLCFTEILKGYETADDYEEVAKKIDEIEGRRRYTVNNT, from the coding sequence TTGATTTGTATTGGAATAGAAGGAACTGCAGAAAAAACAGGCGTTGGAATCGTTGACAGTGAGGGCAATATCCTCGCATCATGTGGAAAACCACTAATTCCAGAAAGTGGAGGTATTCACCCGCGTGAAGCAGCAGAACACCATGCTGCTACAATCGTTCCTTTAATAAAAGATGCTCTTAAAGAATCAAAGCTGAATATAGAGGACATAGATTTAGTTGCTTTTTCTCGAGGCCCCGGACTTGGACCTGGACTTAGAACCACTGCAACTGCTGCAAGATCGCTTGCACTTTCGCTGAATGTCCCCATAGTTGGAGTTAACCATTGTATAGGACATGTTGAAATTGGAAAACTCACAACTGGTGCAGAAGATCCGGTTTCGCTCTATGTAAGCGGAGGCAATACTCAGGTAATCGCTTTTGAGTCTGAAAGATACAGAGTATTTGGAGAAACCCTGGATATAGCTATAGGAAATTGCCTCGACCAGTTTGCAAGAGATGTTGGCCTTGGACACCCTGGAGGACCAGAGGTTGAAAAACTGGCAGGTAAAGCAAAAGAATACATTAAACTTCCCTATGCTGTTAAAGGAATGGATCTTTCATTTTCAGGCCTCTTAACTGCCGCTTTAAGGAAATACGAAGGCGGAAAACCCTTAAGTGATGTATGCTACAGCCTGCAGGAAACCGCTTTTTCAATGCTTGTTGAAGTAACAGAGCGAGCTTTAGCCCATACCAAAAAACGAGAAGTCCTGCTGTGTGGAGGGGTTGCTGCAAACAGCAGGCTGCGTGAAATGGTAAGTATAATGGCTGAAGAACACTTTGCAGAGTTTTATATGCCGCCAATGAAGTACTGTGGAGATAACGGAGCTATGATTGCCTGGATGGGGCAGTTGATGTATAAATACGGGTTAACTCAGCAGATAGAGGATACAACTGTAATCCAGAAGTACAGGACAGATCAGGTTGACGTTCCCTGGATGCACAAATCAAAAAAACATCTGGTTTTACCAGGAAAAATTGCAGAAAAAGGGGCAGAAGCAAACATTTACACAGGTAACTGGCTGAATCACGAAACATTTGTTAAACAGAGAATCCCAAAAAGTTACAGAATTTCTGAAATTGACCACAGGCTGCGGAAAAAGAGGACAAAAAAAGAGGCAAAACTTTTAAGCGAAGCCAAAATGTGCGAAGTCAAGACCCCAATTATCTATGATATAGATAGGAAGAAACATGCTCTTGTTTTAGAGAAAATCGAAGGAAAAATAATCAAAGATATTTTTGAAGATGCCTCCCTTGATGAAATAAAAGTAATTTCAAGGAAAATCGGTGAAAACATAGCAAAGCTGCACAACTGCGGCATAATTCATGGAGACCTTACAACTTCAAATTTAATTTTAAAAGATAACAGCATAGTTTTCATAGACTTTGGGCTTGGAAAAAATTCAGACCTGGTTGAAGATAAAGGTGTTGACCTTCTAGTGTTTAAAAAAGCTATTGGAGGCATTCATTATAAAATCGCTGATTTATGCTTTACAGAAATATTGAAAGGGTATGAAACTGCTGATGATTATGAAGAAGTAGCCAAAAAAATTGATGAAATTGAGGGAAGAAGAAGGTACACTGTAAATAACACATAA
- a CDS encoding DUF5946 family protein, which produces MNSEKPEQEMFYKLSCYTQAHPDPSFIHQHAVDAFGAQYADENTKPIGLAFALIGLYLYLEKDFTGREVQIAHVKLAKHRKEWPKFHLPVPRGHVTVYDVLDAPRGPKRDEMIYKWCISVWDAYSDSHEKVADLVQSELYNRQKKRKNLCYNPR; this is translated from the coding sequence ATGAATTCAGAGAAACCAGAACAGGAAATGTTCTACAAACTTTCCTGCTACACACAAGCTCATCCCGATCCTTCGTTCATTCATCAACATGCTGTTGATGCATTTGGAGCTCAATACGCCGATGAAAATACTAAACCTATTGGTCTTGCCTTTGCTCTTATTGGCCTTTATCTATATCTAGAAAAGGATTTTACAGGGAGGGAAGTACAGATAGCACATGTTAAACTGGCAAAGCACAGGAAAGAATGGCCAAAATTTCATTTACCAGTGCCCAGAGGTCATGTTACAGTTTACGATGTCCTTGATGCTCCAAGAGGCCCTAAAAGAGATGAAATGATCTATAAATGGTGTATTTCAGTTTGGGATGCATACAGCGACAGCCATGAAAAAGTTGCGGATCTGGTGCAGAGTGAGCTGTACAATAGGCAGAAAAAAAGGAAAAACTTATGCTATAATCCCAGATAA
- a CDS encoding Hachiman antiphage defense system protein HamA, with translation MVKGKVIKRNNFDNFWFECHPNPKFKKFNAIRVNEIDGMREDIKKALVEAIIDHHITPEKIDSREELKDLGYDITADLILDIPKSSRTKKGNFGEIISSEHLCQRYNYEMPVFKLRHSANPNVPMPGEDILAFNIVNDEIKTLCIGEAKVLTRYNSRTVNEAHERLDYTYEVRPTSLSLVYTALKDVDKKLAFELLKLMGTLGKHSFPRHNWIFIITDNKPRDPFKPISERSEIVENLSVISIHLPDLNKFIDEIFEKCVAEVKNV, from the coding sequence ATGGTTAAGGGTAAGGTCATTAAAAGAAATAATTTCGATAATTTTTGGTTTGAATGTCATCCTAATCCTAAATTTAAAAAATTTAATGCAATACGAGTAAATGAAATTGATGGTATGCGCGAAGACATTAAAAAAGCACTTGTTGAAGCAATTATAGATCACCATATTACTCCTGAAAAAATTGATTCGCGCGAAGAATTAAAGGATTTAGGATACGATATAACTGCAGATTTAATTTTAGACATTCCTAAATCATCTCGTACCAAAAAAGGTAATTTTGGAGAAATAATCTCATCAGAACACTTATGTCAGAGATATAACTATGAAATGCCCGTATTTAAATTGAGGCATTCTGCAAATCCAAATGTACCAATGCCTGGTGAGGACATACTGGCTTTTAATATTGTCAATGACGAGATAAAAACTCTTTGTATTGGTGAAGCTAAAGTTCTAACAAGATATAATAGCAGAACAGTAAATGAAGCTCATGAGAGGCTGGATTATACTTATGAAGTTAGACCAACTTCCTTATCTTTAGTTTACACAGCTTTGAAAGATGTAGATAAAAAATTAGCATTTGAATTGTTAAAACTCATGGGCACCCTCGGCAAACATAGTTTTCCAAGACATAATTGGATTTTTATTATTACGGATAATAAACCACGTGATCCTTTTAAACCCATTTCAGAGAGATCTGAAATTGTGGAAAATCTAAGCGTAATTAGTATACATCTTCCTGATCTTAATAAGTTTATAGATGAAATATTCGAAAAGTGCGTAGCTGAGGTTAAAAATGTCTAA
- a CDS encoding DEAD/DEAH box helicase, protein MSNQNPEILFETLEKFSEDYLDMRLEAQAHARSIISNLNPNKAQWPHFKKDLDIRLYYMANFQILSALNLLEFEKYQKPAKDYLKKGAEALEYLYKYPGCDSSISDEVIFNSILAYYISGNYASAYVLSKEIDGKLELSDPQKLIATFLKKDLKGALTKALNILNDRKYKDQIIANEILEGNIDENEAISRVFNYSIAKAVSLHVGYVKTGKLEYYQNSIKIIEHSINLAKKHRFVDWWWWLYSLSFIFKEYYENSLWKQLDSFKEDNKDITKKYIRSQLSHKPPVIELWPSQVSAMPMVIDEQKRSFCLKMPTSAGKTRIAELTILRFFLDSLEEPRKCVYIAPFRSLALEIEKKFRENFNLLGYKVSEIYGGFDLNPAESTLIQETHILVLTPEKFDAILRYIPDIAEDIGLIIIDEGHIIDTTKRGLMFEFFIQRLLNRFNDKDCRFLFISAVLPNAKQFAQWITGSSNQLIESDWRPSRLMLGRLTWRGESAWINYTHNLYDNFNQDCFVPNFVERTKIEGLPGAGRLKNPFPNNANEAFALSALLFARKGTTLVFVPQKRQAKPFGDLILQAIRKQRIIEKSKGKDFELPSINEKSEYFKECKRIIESEMGKGSFLLKFLKNGFVIHHAGLPSRVRIAIEDLVRANDIKLIIATTTLAEGVNLPIKTVLIKGLYIDMGKKLDSLRFWNICGRAGRAGKENEGQILFCLDETIKFDKHKRNLANINLVIHRFKTSEVVSMIYKLLYTVVREWKRKYPDVDISKLCINLANNSYTWIDEDNQNFFRVWMDILDSHLLAISEESDVKEISPSTLQEILEGSLLFIQLQQRRDAYLSIDLINEILSSRIHYIWSKYPSSNVRKRIYKLGMRLSDCELIENNREYLYNLFEESILWDELSEEKRVNLLIKISKFILQLKEIVDNRPIPKQWPQIISSWLKGKEVLNMVEDDHINTFTNDPTELRLFLEDMGGYRLPWGLTSIVNYLKMIEEDKSMDIPSICSYFSGMFKYGVNNPVAVCILPYLNQERYLALTLADICPYTIENPKKIVEWFNNLTEEQLIEKGIKKTVSRHIIQLMNDNAYNGQVFLKDLITINLTSELINLINEGDNVLLAPRLDISQNHYQILTIDGHDLGTFEYYEPIPKWWYEFQITDSIIENIQYKEGLYKVSIRIET, encoded by the coding sequence ATGTCTAATCAAAATCCAGAAATATTGTTTGAAACTTTAGAAAAATTCTCTGAAGACTATTTGGATATGAGATTAGAGGCGCAAGCACATGCTAGATCAATTATAAGCAACTTAAATCCCAATAAAGCACAATGGCCACATTTTAAGAAAGATTTAGATATTAGATTATATTATATGGCTAATTTTCAAATTTTAAGCGCTTTAAATTTATTAGAATTTGAAAAATATCAAAAACCAGCTAAAGATTATTTAAAAAAAGGTGCTGAAGCCTTAGAATACCTATACAAATATCCCGGATGTGATTCTAGCATTTCAGATGAAGTAATTTTCAATTCTATTTTAGCATATTACATTTCAGGTAATTATGCTTCAGCTTATGTATTATCAAAAGAAATTGATGGGAAACTAGAACTTTCTGATCCTCAAAAACTTATTGCCACCTTTTTAAAAAAAGATCTAAAAGGAGCATTAACTAAAGCATTGAATATACTAAATGACAGAAAATATAAAGATCAAATAATTGCTAATGAAATTTTAGAAGGTAATATCGATGAAAATGAAGCTATTTCGAGAGTGTTTAATTATTCGATTGCCAAAGCAGTTTCACTTCATGTAGGGTACGTGAAAACAGGTAAATTAGAATATTATCAAAATTCAATTAAAATAATAGAACACTCAATTAATCTAGCCAAAAAACACAGATTTGTTGATTGGTGGTGGTGGCTATACAGTTTATCATTTATATTCAAAGAATATTATGAAAATAGTCTCTGGAAACAATTGGATTCATTTAAAGAGGATAATAAAGATATAACTAAAAAATACATAAGAAGTCAGCTAAGTCATAAACCTCCTGTTATTGAATTATGGCCTTCTCAAGTTTCCGCAATGCCAATGGTTATTGATGAGCAAAAAAGAAGTTTTTGTCTAAAGATGCCAACAAGTGCAGGTAAAACACGTATAGCTGAATTAACTATTTTAAGATTTTTTTTAGATTCATTAGAGGAACCTCGAAAATGTGTTTATATTGCGCCATTTAGATCATTGGCTTTAGAGATTGAAAAAAAATTTAGAGAGAATTTTAACTTGCTTGGATATAAAGTATCAGAGATATATGGCGGTTTTGATCTAAATCCTGCTGAAAGTACCTTAATTCAAGAGACACATATTTTAGTATTGACACCTGAAAAATTTGATGCTATTTTAAGATATATTCCAGATATAGCAGAAGATATAGGACTGATAATAATTGATGAAGGACACATTATTGATACTACTAAAAGAGGTTTAATGTTTGAGTTTTTTATCCAAAGACTGTTAAATAGATTTAATGATAAAGATTGTAGATTCCTTTTTATTTCTGCAGTTTTACCAAATGCAAAGCAGTTTGCACAGTGGATTACAGGTTCATCTAATCAACTAATAGAGTCAGATTGGAGACCTTCTAGACTAATGTTAGGTAGATTAACATGGAGAGGAGAAAGTGCCTGGATAAATTATACTCATAATCTTTATGACAATTTTAATCAAGATTGTTTCGTGCCTAACTTTGTTGAAAGAACAAAGATTGAGGGGCTTCCCGGCGCTGGGAGACTAAAAAATCCATTTCCTAATAATGCCAACGAAGCTTTTGCCCTTTCAGCATTATTATTTGCAAGAAAAGGTACTACTCTTGTTTTTGTCCCGCAAAAACGTCAGGCAAAACCTTTTGGTGATCTTATATTACAAGCAATAAGGAAACAACGTATAATTGAAAAATCCAAAGGTAAAGATTTTGAGTTACCTTCCATAAACGAAAAAAGTGAATACTTTAAAGAATGTAAGAGAATAATTGAATCAGAAATGGGGAAAGGCTCGTTTTTGCTTAAGTTTCTTAAAAATGGATTTGTAATACATCACGCAGGCCTACCTAGTCGTGTAAGGATTGCTATTGAAGATTTAGTTCGTGCAAATGATATTAAGCTCATAATAGCGACAACTACTCTTGCGGAAGGCGTAAATTTGCCAATTAAGACTGTACTTATTAAAGGTTTATATATCGATATGGGAAAAAAATTAGACTCACTTCGTTTTTGGAATATTTGTGGTCGAGCAGGAAGAGCAGGTAAAGAAAATGAAGGCCAAATCCTCTTTTGTTTAGATGAAACAATAAAATTTGATAAACACAAGCGGAATTTAGCAAATATAAATCTAGTAATTCATAGATTTAAAACATCTGAAGTTGTTAGTATGATCTATAAATTGCTATATACAGTTGTAAGGGAATGGAAAAGGAAGTATCCCGATGTAGATATCAGCAAGTTATGTATTAACTTAGCTAATAATTCTTATACTTGGATAGATGAAGATAATCAAAATTTCTTCCGCGTGTGGATGGATATATTAGATTCTCATCTTTTGGCAATATCTGAAGAATCCGATGTTAAAGAAATATCACCAAGTACTTTACAGGAAATATTGGAAGGTTCACTTTTATTTATACAATTACAACAAAGGCGTGATGCATATTTGAGTATAGATTTAATAAATGAAATCTTAAGTTCTCGTATTCATTATATTTGGTCAAAATATCCCAGTTCTAATGTTCGTAAACGTATATACAAATTAGGAATGAGACTTTCAGATTGTGAACTTATTGAGAATAATAGGGAATATTTGTACAACCTATTTGAGGAATCTATTCTTTGGGATGAGCTTTCAGAAGAAAAACGAGTTAATTTATTAATTAAAATTTCAAAATTCATTTTACAGTTAAAAGAAATTGTAGATAATAGACCTATTCCCAAACAATGGCCTCAAATAATCTCTTCATGGTTAAAAGGTAAAGAAGTTTTAAATATGGTTGAGGATGACCATATAAACACATTTACTAATGATCCTACTGAATTACGTTTATTTTTAGAGGATATGGGTGGTTATAGGCTACCTTGGGGATTAACCAGTATTGTAAATTATCTTAAAATGATTGAAGAGGACAAATCTATGGATATTCCATCAATATGTTCATACTTCTCAGGGATGTTTAAATATGGGGTTAATAATCCAGTAGCAGTATGTATTTTGCCATACTTAAATCAGGAAAGATATTTGGCATTAACTCTAGCAGATATATGCCCTTATACTATTGAAAATCCAAAAAAAATAGTTGAATGGTTCAATAATCTTACTGAAGAACAATTAATTGAAAAAGGAATTAAAAAAACTGTTTCAAGACATATTATTCAATTAATGAATGATAATGCTTATAATGGACAAGTATTTCTTAAAGATTTAATTACTATTAATTTGACTTCTGAGCTCATTAATCTAATTAATGAAGGAGATAATGTACTTTTAGCGCCTAGACTAGATATATCTCAAAATCATTATCAAATATTAACTATTGATGGTCATGATCTTGGAACATTCGAATATTATGAGCCGATTCCGAAATGGTGGTATGAATTTCAAATTACTGATTCAATAATTGAAAATATTCAATACAAAGAGGGATTATATAAAGTTTCAATTAGAATAGAAACTTAA
- a CDS encoding AbrB/MazE/SpoVT family DNA-binding domain-containing protein, whose translation MLDLDNTVVKQVDNQGRIVLPKKWRNEHLKSSSVKLQITDGEIHVFPYEPEDISDLFGSIEIDLESDRSDWKAMKKELIVKGSKRK comes from the coding sequence ATGCTAGATTTAGACAACACCGTTGTAAAACAGGTTGACAATCAAGGAAGGATTGTTTTGCCAAAAAAATGGAGAAATGAACACTTAAAAAGCTCCTCTGTTAAATTACAAATTACGGATGGTGAAATACATGTCTTTCCTTACGAACCAGAAGATATCAGCGATCTTTTTGGTTCAATAGAGATCGACCTTGAATCAGACCGAAGCGATTGGAAAGCAATGAAAAAAGAACTAATCGTAAAAGGTTCAAAAAGAAAATGA
- a CDS encoding type II toxin-antitoxin system VapC family toxin, giving the protein MRCIDANVIIHALINEKKQDLSPKTIQIKENAKKIVNRLIQGKETVYITTVQISEVINIIDSFTNNETSMRIQRFLIDNPAFEIIETSKKDMLEAHKIVQKYKENKIGLNDAIAYISMKNRGCTEIYTFDSHFNIFPGIQRITE; this is encoded by the coding sequence ATGAGATGTATAGATGCAAACGTGATCATACATGCTTTGATCAACGAAAAAAAACAGGATTTAAGTCCTAAAACAATACAAATAAAAGAAAATGCTAAAAAAATTGTTAATCGCCTAATACAAGGAAAAGAAACTGTTTATATTACAACAGTTCAAATTTCAGAAGTCATTAATATAATTGACTCCTTCACCAACAATGAAACATCGATGCGAATCCAACGGTTTTTAATAGATAATCCAGCATTCGAAATAATTGAAACATCAAAAAAAGATATGCTGGAAGCTCATAAAATCGTTCAAAAATACAAAGAGAACAAAATCGGTCTTAATGATGCGATTGCATACATAAGCATGAAAAATAGAGGATGTACGGAAATATATACATTCGATAGCCATTTTAATATATTTCCAGGCATCCAACGAATAACTGAATAA